One genomic region from Sander lucioperca isolate FBNREF2018 chromosome 3, SLUC_FBN_1.2, whole genome shotgun sequence encodes:
- the LOC116067293 gene encoding circadian-associated transcriptional repressor-like isoform X1, which translates to MSTSDSDYSIDWLASDEDDYDSPKRLSPQHAEELPLPPSSTSSLRESPKSCSHSQQRRRKDYCDCKDEGRCGVDADSPAVTPVQGFTSVCEQLSVESKHHSTRKRAHSAGSDGLCEKTQPDTENELFSQKCVELRCYIQPLSTILRGLRAGRYSERLSSFQESVAMDRIQRILGVLQNPNTGGRFLSIILKIEEMLQSWFPHIRPVLTQTDDSGTPAKKQRQPHASPPPSSLGSLCSSDSFPHLKCLHTSAICSLKTPESPLGQPAASASASRLPARCSQEVTQDNAVSSSTDSHPGPLRRLGASARLSRGALPFKISSPCLERLLRAQESIIAPRTVGDGGWLS; encoded by the exons ATGTCGACCTCGGACTCGGATTACTCCATTGACTGGCTCGCCAGCGATGAGGATGACTACGACAGCCCAAAGAGATTAAGTCCTCAGCATGCAGAGGAGTTGCCATTGCCGCCATCATCCACCTCATCCTTAAGAGAGTCTCCTAAAAGCTGCTCCCACTcccagcagaggaggaggaaggactACTGTGACTGTAAAGATGAAGGCCGCTGTGGGGTCGATGCTGACTCTCCAGCGGTCACTCCGGTTCAGGGATTTACGTCTGTTTGTGAGCAGCTTTCTGTGGAGTCAAAGCATCATTCGACCAGGAAAAGAGCACACAGCGCTGGTTCGGACGGACTCTGTGAAAAGACTCAGCCAGACACTGAAAATGAACTATTCTCACAGAAG TGCGTGGAGCTGCGCTGCTACATCCAGCCTCTGTCAACCATCCTGCGGGGCCTACGAGCAGGCAGGTACTCTGAAC GTCTCAGCAGTTTCCAGGAGAGCGTCGCAATGGACCGCATCCAGAGAATACTGGGGGTCCTTCAGAATCCAAACACGGG TGGACGTTTCCTCAGCATTATACTGAAGATAGAAGAAATGCTTCAGAGTTGGTTCCCTCACATCAGACCAGTCCTGACGCAGACAGACGACTCTGGCACTCCGGCTAAGAAGCAAAGG CAGCCTCATGCctcccctcctccatcctctctgGGGTCGCTCTGCTCCTCAGACTCCTTCCCCCACCTCAAATGTCTCCACACGTCGGCCATCTGCTCCCTGAAGACGCCTGAATCGCCGCTCGGCCAGCCCGCCGCCTCTGCCTCCGCCTCCCGTCTGCCCGCACGCTGCAGCCAGGAAGTGACCCAGGACAACGCCGTCTCCTCCAGCACCGACTCGCACCCGGGGCCCCTGCGCCGCCTCGGTGCCAGCGCCCGCCTCAGCCGGGGGGCGCTGCCCTTCAAGATCAGCTCGCCATGTCTGGAACGACTCCTGCGGGCGCAGGAGAGCATCATTGCTCCCAGGACTGTGGGAGATGGAGGCTGGTTGtcttga
- the LOC116067293 gene encoding circadian-associated transcriptional repressor-like isoform X2: MSTSDSDYSIDWLASDEDDYDSPKRLSPQHAEELPLPPSSTSSLRESPKSCSHSQQRRRKDYCDCKDEGRCGVDADSPAVTPVQGFTSVCEQLSVESKHHSTRKRAHSAGSDGLCEKTQPDTENELFSQKCVELRCYIQPLSTILRGLRAGRYSERLSSFQESVAMDRIQRILGVLQNPNTGGRFLSIILKIEEMLQSWFPHIRPVLTQTDDSGTPAKKQRPHASPPPSSLGSLCSSDSFPHLKCLHTSAICSLKTPESPLGQPAASASASRLPARCSQEVTQDNAVSSSTDSHPGPLRRLGASARLSRGALPFKISSPCLERLLRAQESIIAPRTVGDGGWLS; encoded by the exons ATGTCGACCTCGGACTCGGATTACTCCATTGACTGGCTCGCCAGCGATGAGGATGACTACGACAGCCCAAAGAGATTAAGTCCTCAGCATGCAGAGGAGTTGCCATTGCCGCCATCATCCACCTCATCCTTAAGAGAGTCTCCTAAAAGCTGCTCCCACTcccagcagaggaggaggaaggactACTGTGACTGTAAAGATGAAGGCCGCTGTGGGGTCGATGCTGACTCTCCAGCGGTCACTCCGGTTCAGGGATTTACGTCTGTTTGTGAGCAGCTTTCTGTGGAGTCAAAGCATCATTCGACCAGGAAAAGAGCACACAGCGCTGGTTCGGACGGACTCTGTGAAAAGACTCAGCCAGACACTGAAAATGAACTATTCTCACAGAAG TGCGTGGAGCTGCGCTGCTACATCCAGCCTCTGTCAACCATCCTGCGGGGCCTACGAGCAGGCAGGTACTCTGAAC GTCTCAGCAGTTTCCAGGAGAGCGTCGCAATGGACCGCATCCAGAGAATACTGGGGGTCCTTCAGAATCCAAACACGGG TGGACGTTTCCTCAGCATTATACTGAAGATAGAAGAAATGCTTCAGAGTTGGTTCCCTCACATCAGACCAGTCCTGACGCAGACAGACGACTCTGGCACTCCGGCTAAGAAGCAAAGG CCTCATGCctcccctcctccatcctctctgGGGTCGCTCTGCTCCTCAGACTCCTTCCCCCACCTCAAATGTCTCCACACGTCGGCCATCTGCTCCCTGAAGACGCCTGAATCGCCGCTCGGCCAGCCCGCCGCCTCTGCCTCCGCCTCCCGTCTGCCCGCACGCTGCAGCCAGGAAGTGACCCAGGACAACGCCGTCTCCTCCAGCACCGACTCGCACCCGGGGCCCCTGCGCCGCCTCGGTGCCAGCGCCCGCCTCAGCCGGGGGGCGCTGCCCTTCAAGATCAGCTCGCCATGTCTGGAACGACTCCTGCGGGCGCAGGAGAGCATCATTGCTCCCAGGACTGTGGGAGATGGAGGCTGGTTGtcttga